One stretch of Armigeres subalbatus isolate Guangzhou_Male chromosome 2, GZ_Asu_2, whole genome shotgun sequence DNA includes these proteins:
- the LOC134209211 gene encoding cyclin-dependent kinase 11B-like: MDKHQTEDGSNLNKDLTAYNNCAICTRPDHDESNMVFCEGCKDKDPENDAISVDDTTDGAAKDNAGKTRTISDGEKVAVAIEKMKKDKERLKRRMEQRLTLAKAQMELENEKMEMEWALEKQIMEMKIASKQAFQKKKDLEKKRLKDQLKKLDDGETQTEKEIQELERRKEEAKGKGTKAMKIEYTSKRPVSSTPIANPEASTSATGAKKKTVERKQLTTTMVKKNSCASVTRGRRGETESDEESSQEEESSGSRESEEEHHEEEEDEEEATVRKMKRNRPQEEAAPTKPQISARQFLFRKLPNFTGRPDEWPIFLSSFNTTTKVCRFSNLENLARLQESLLGPYKRSSV; encoded by the exons ATGGATAAACATCAGACGGAGGATGGGTCTAACCTCAACAAGGATCTAACGGCATACAATAATTGTGCGATTTGTACCCGTCCGGATCACGACGAGAGCAATATGGTGTTTTGCGAGGGCTGCAAG GATAAGGATCCGGAAAATGATGCGATTTCCGTTGACGACACCACTGATGGAGCTGCGAAGGACAACGCTGGCAAGACTCGAACTATCTCGGACGGCGAAAAGGTTGCTGTGGCAATAGAGAAGATGAAGAAGGATAAAGAGCGTCTGAAGAGAAGGATGGAGCAGAGGCTAACGTTGGCTAAGGCCCAAATGGAGCTCGAAAACGAGAAGATGGAGATGGAATGGGCACTAGAGAAGCAGATTATGGAAATGAAGATCGCTTCCAAACAGGCTTTCCAGAAGAAGAAGGATTTGGAGAAGAAAAGGCTGAAGGATCAGCTGAAGAAACTCGATGACGGAGAAACGCAAACGGAAAAGGAGATTCAGGAATTGGAGCGGCGGAAAGAGGAAGCAAAAGGAAAGGGAACGAAAGCGATGAAGATCGAATATACATCGAAAAGACCAGTGAGTTCTACTCCGATAGCTAATCCAGAAGCAAGCACGTCTGCGACTGGAGCGAAGAAGAAGACCGTCGAACGGAAGCAGTTAACGACCACGATGGTGAAGAAAAATTCCTGTGCAAGTGTGACCAGAGGACGAAGAGGAGAAACCGAAAGTGACGAAGAGAGTTCACAAGAAGAGGAATCGAGCGGATCCAGGGAGTCGGAAGAAGAGCATCACGAGGAAGAAGAGGACGAAGAAGAAGCCACCGTGAGAAAAATGAAACGTAACCGACCGCAAGAAGAAGCAGCTCCTACGAAACCGCAAATATCGGCTCGTCAGTTTCTTTTCCGAAAGCTGCCAAATTTCACCGGGCGGCCAGATGAGTGGCCGATCTTCTTAAGCAGTTTCAATACGACGACGAAAGTGTGCAGATTTTCAAACTTGGAGAACCTTGCACGACTGCAGGAGAGCTTACTAGGTCCTTACAAGAGAAGCAGTGTGTAG